The following DNA comes from Peromyscus leucopus breed LL Stock chromosome 2, UCI_PerLeu_2.1, whole genome shotgun sequence.
GGGTCAACGGCCCGTACCCACAACACCCCAGTCTGGGTGAGCTCCTAGATGCTGTGAGGTCAAGGGGCTGGGAGATCACCCGGGAGTGAGCCCTTCGCGGGATACAGAGGCGTCCAAGGAAGCGCCGGGTTGCAGTTTCGCGAGTCTGGGGCAGAGTCGGTGGAGTTGAGGGGCTGAGCTAGGTCCCTCCGTTGGCCTGGCCCGCGATCTGTTCGCCTCCCGGCTCTGGCCCCGCTATGGTCGCTGCCTCCGCCCCAGTGACTGACAGACGGGCCGGCCCGGCCGGGACGGGGCGGGGACCTCTGTAAGATGCGGGCTGTCCTGAGCGCCTGACCCCAGTACCACTAACTCAGGCCTCCACCCACGCCTGTCCTGGCCCGGCACGGCCAAGCACATCCAGGCACGGCCCAGCGGAACTACGCGGAAACTCATTCCGGGTCTTTGGCCCTGTCCTCGTGCCAGCCCGCGCGCCCCCGAACAGGCGACAGAACGGCGCGCCGCCAGGGGCCCCTGCCCAAAGCAAGGACCCGCCTCTATGCaccctgggaaatgtagttttcgCTGGGCCGGAAGGCGGCGCCTGATGAGGGAGCTCGGAGCACGTGGGTTGGGGTTCTACGGAGCCCTTACCTATTCCCGGCTTACCACGGACGACCGTCGTGCTCAGTCACATTGCCCAGGAATGCAACTCCTGCGGAGACGTGATTCTTGGGGCCTGTGGATGGAGTTggaagccagggctggggagtggaggggagagggtcAAGTTCTACCAGTGCTCACTGCAAGGACATGGGTCTGGTCCAGGAAACTGGCTGGCTGGGTTGGTGAACCATCAGCACCCGCCGGAGAAAATATAGGGGTTACTTGGTTCcccacagttaaaaaaaaaaaaaaaaaaaaaggcgctGCGGATCAGCAACCAGGAAATCACataccctctgtgtgtgtgtgtgtgtgtgtgtgtgtgtgtgtgtgtgcgcgcgcgcgcgcgcggagAGGGGGAACTCATAAGGCTTtcgttattttttatttttatctatttgtctgtctgtctctttcgagacagggtttctccgtgtagcttcgaagcctgtcctggaactcgcattgtagcccaggctgccaaGGCTTTCATTATATATCATATGAGTAACAGGAGCTCACAGCTTAACCTtaggttcttctctctctcttctctgctgtggtgggttagtttgttttgagatggagtctctggTGGCCggcttggtggcacaggcctttattcCCATTGCTCGggtggcagacagaggcaggcggatcttttgagttcaaggccagcctggtctacagagcaagttccaggacagccaggtctacacagagaaactgtttcagaagaggggaaaaaaaaaaaggaagagggagagagagggtctTTGGTGACCCAGGTCAGCCTCAAATTGACTAGTTAGTAGTGGAAATGTCTTGGACCTGACCCTTCTACCTCCATCTGCAGAGGGCCCTGATTACGTGAGTGTGCCACCAAGCTGGGGGTACGAGGTGCTGTGGATCGAACCTAAACACCCTATCTGCTGAACCACATCCTCaaccttgtttgtttttgagacaggatctcactatgtagcccaggcttgtggtgagtatttttattcattatttcgTTTAGACCTGGTTGAAAAATTTACCTGTCTTTCTAGCCATGAGGTCTTGtcttcttttggagacaggtaAGAAACTGAGAGATTTGTCCAGTGAAGCACAAACTGAAATAATTCATGAGTAGGGCCTGGCCCACAAGCCACAGCATGGctgctgtcttttcttcctgtttacaGCTAAGGACTCATCACCTCACCGTCCCCTCTTACTGTTAAGGTACCAGACAAGGCAATTGCAGGCCCGGAGACCAGTGAGGGTAAGTCCCTTCCTCATAATATGCTCTGGGCCCCGCCTCCTATGTCCTGTAGCACTGGGAAGTGTCACAAATGTCCCCTCAAGATTTaaaatgctggggctggagagatggctcagcagttaagagcactggctgctcttccagaggaccagggttcaattcccagcacccacactgcagctcacagCTAACTCCAGGGAACAGACGTACATGCACGCAAAACACCAATGCGCTATATATATTATGAATGGGTCTGGAGGTGTCTCCTctaggacctggcttcaattcccagcactcacatggtggttcacagttaTCTGtagctctggttccaggggatctgacaccttcctctggtctccacttgTACAAAGCACACTGTGCACActcaagcaaaacatccatacatataaaataagaaactagATAAAATGTCAAATGAAAAAGTGAAGGTATCAGGGTTTGTTGAGGCCCATTACAGAAAAGCTCCCTCTTGGTCAAAAGAATGGACTCTGCCTTCTCTCCTGGCTCTGGGCAAGAGACATGACATTTTGATCTGACTCattaggtaaaggcactttctgtCAAGcctgaggatttgagttcaattctggggacccacatagtagaagatAACTGACTCCCCAAACTTGTCCTCTGCTGTCCATGTGTGTCCGTGTGCcccccaacacatacatataatgtatcACTAAGTGGGACTTTCAGAGAGTTGATCTAATTGGACCTGTCAATCAGCTGGCTAGGAGACCGACCGCCCCTCAGGAAAGCAGATTCACCTGAAGACTAAGGCggtgggaggaataattatctccTTAATGGGATAATGTCCTTGCGCCCTCCAAGAAGCTTCTCTCACAGCAGTTGCTTGTGgatcttgtcaatttgacatttGTGTCTAGGTTTACTTAGATAAATCTGAGAAAGGAGACTCCATTGAGGACTTGCCTCctcagattgtcctgtgggcatgtctgcccAGCCTGCCTGTTTGAGTTGTAACTCAGAAAGTGTGACTCCTTTTGTATCTCGTTTTCAGATACTGGCCAAAAGCCTAAGCGTGCTTTCTCTGAGGCTCTGGACTTCCTCACTGTTTCTCTGAAGACACCCTGCCTTGCCTCGGCTGCTTGCCAGCCTCCTTGCCTAACTCAAAAGGCATAACTGTGTCTGCTCTtcggctccctcttcccagcagtGGTCCAGACTGTCagcttccttctgtgtctgttttaacatgatttttttttttttttttttttttttaaagctgaggaccgaacccagggccttgtgcttgctaggcaagcactctaccactgagctaaatccccaacccctgttttAACATGATTTTATCAATGAGAGTAAGACCTCAAAAAACATTCCCATCACATTACACAGGAGCCAGTGATCCATCAGAAGCATATTGTCTTggcttccttttctgttgctgtgataaataccatggcTTATACGTTctgatcatagtccatcatagaAGTTAAGGCAGGAGTagaagcaggaacctagaggcagaaactgaagaaacCACAGAAGAACGCTGCTTCCTGGCTCAATTTCCATTGCTCACTTGCTAATGcagcccaggaccacttgccctgggggtggcactacccacatcagtcattaatcaagaaaatgccccacagacatgcccacagaacaatctgatggaggcaattacTCACCTGAGTCTCTTTCCCCAGATTTGTCTAGGTAAACCTAGACATAAATGTCAAATTGCCAAAAACCAAGCAGGACACTCCTTAATCAAACCCACAGGAAACCCTTCAGTGGTCCCAAGGGACAAAGCCCAAGAGCAATGGTATAACATTTAGAGCCTCGTGAGGTGTCTCCAGCCCTTGTCTTTATCTGTATCCTCCCCAGGTTTACAAAATGTCCCATCGTCCTGATGGCATGCCAACCTGTCTCATACTTCCCTAACTGCTACTGCTGGAAGGCTCTGTGCTGGGAAAAGTGCAGTCAATGAGGAGAGAAGCTAGGTAGTAAGCCGAAACCGAGTGTAATAtagataaacttaaaaaaaaaaatggtttaggctgggtatggtggggcacaccttcaatcctagacttcaggaggcagaggcaggcggatctctctaaATTTGAGATccgcctgatctacatagtgagttccaggacagccagagctatgtagagaggccccatctcaagaaacaaaaataaataagtaaaaataaaataaaataaataaaaatgttttattagcatatattagttatatataatggacttcattgtgacatttatatacattcataatgttataatgtattttaatcatattcatctcTTGTCCCCCTCCCAGTGATATCCTTTCCTTTCCCAGCTAAtcccctttctgttttcatgctgtgttggtgtgtgtatgtgtgtgtgtatgtgtgtgtgtgtgcgtgtgcgtgcgcgtgcatgtgtgtgcatgtttgtgtccCTATGTATTCCACTAGGGTTGGTTACAGGAGCATGGACACcttaccactgaagaaaatgtctctccctcccccatggaCCATTAGCTGTCTATAAATCCTCACAGGGAGCTGgagcctcatgagcccctccaTGATTCTCAAGTGGCGGACCCAGTCTCGTGCAGATAATCACAGCTGCTAGCTGGCATTCTCTGCTCCCTTCTGCTCTTCCCGGAGCCttggggggtgtgtgtgacaGATGACCCACTTATGGCTGGGCATTCGGCAGCCTTATTCTCATCTCTGACCCATTATAAGGCTCTGCAGTTACTGCTGcccactacaaaaagaagcttctctgaccttAACCAACAGCGGCCCTAATCTCGGGACATGCATATAGGCATGTATTTATGAAGGCAATGTGCTGGGCACACCGTGTCAATTTAGTAAAACAACAGACAGACATAGGTTTCCCATTAGGGCCTATGACTTTCCAGCTATGAATTTTTGACTAGGTTTACAAATACCAGATATGAATTCCCCCACGTGCAGTGGACCTCAAGTTCAATCAGGAAGTAGCGAGTGGTTACCCCTATACCAAGTTTGCCACTATTTCACcaatcttgcctggcaggtcacCAGTGCCACATGCGGGGCTCGCTCACAACTAAGGAAGACTGTGGATGATAATTCTCTTCCGGCAGCCTGTTTGGTAGTAGCAAGGGAGAAGTTTTATTCCTCTATGTCCTCTATGAAGAGTGTAcgctgtcttcagcaacagagtttTAGAGACCAGTCAACAGAAGCAGCAATGACTGATTTAGGACCTGTGGATGAGCTCAGGGAGTTAGGGATGTTGTCCAAGTTTCCGTCTTGTGCCTTCAGGTAGAGGTTGCTGAGGAGGGACTACTGTAGAAGTACGGgagctggaagaaggaaaggctATCCATGGGAAGGAAACACAGAGGGTGGGCAAGGATGGAGAGCAAAGCTGAAGCCATCAGGAAGCTCTGTGCTGCTTGAAGGTACACGGACAATCCTTAGATCTTTGGCTTAGGGCTCAGAAGGGTCTAGGTGAAAATAAAGTGTGAGCACTGTTAGCATGGAGGTGGGGACTGAAACCCTGAGTGTAGATTGGCTGGTGGGGGCAGGCTCAGTTTCAAAGCCCTAGGGCCACATAAAatgcagaggaagaggaacacaAACATAGAGCAGTTGGAGTGGTGGGAGGAAACTGGAGGGCGGAGGGTCCAGTTAAGGTGAGTTTTCTAGGAAGTGGCCATTGAGGTCCCCGAGACCTCAGTAAAGTCTCTTTTAGAGAAGTCAGAGCAGACAGCCCACCCCTACACCCCATACTTTGAacatcagttctttttttttataatgtgatTCTATTCAAGTCAGTATGAATACAGAGGAGGAGATGTGAAAGAGAGAAAGGTCGAAGTGTGGCGTGTAGTGTAAATAATTGACCAAGTCCTGATATTGGAGCCTCAGTACATTCAGAGGAATCAATCCAGCTACAGGAGGTACCTAGAATAGGGCATCACATGTGGGCCAAGGACTCCAGGGACCTCTAAATGAGCTTCAGAAGGTGTCCCCTGCTCCCCCGACTCCCACCTTAAGCGTATTGCCCGGATTTACAAATCAGCAACCTTTGCAGCATGTGGCGTGGGGACACAGTCATAGCTTTCACAGGGCTTCTTAGAGGCTCTGCTTCCAAGGTTGAGACCCTTCCGAGAACAACAAAGATACAATCGTGGGACACGGTCTCTTCAATCTTTTTCTCAACTTACTTTCCAACCTCTCCTCTTCAAGATGAGACCCCAGTCAGTCCCCCAGACACTACACCACAGGAACCTATGGCCAGGGATAAGTTAGAGTCACTGCCAAGGGCCATCTGCCAGAGCAGGTAActgtgggcagtgggcagtgggggggtggggggtggaacaGAGAACCACACATTCCAGAGGTAATGAATGTAGAGGAAGTGTGTAGAAAAACACTTCAAAGTTGCTTATAATTTTCTGGTTGACACGCTTTCAGAGGAGACCATTCAATGGAAGTGTAGTTTTGTAAGTGTAAAACAGAGACCAGAATCAGAATGCATGCCTCCAGGTGTCCGGGTGTGCCGCCTAGGCTGGTCACGTGACTGGTTATCTCGGCTAGCTAGTAATAAATCAGGTACAGCCCTGCAGTCTGTTTCTTTGAGGAGAAAGCATCCTTTCGAGACTGACTTGGTAGTTGGACTTGGGAAGGAATGCTGACTTCTTGTGGGAATGAGTCTGTCTTGGAGAAGATGTTAGATTGTGAGCACAATGCAGCTTGCAGCTGGAGGCGGGCCCTATTCCCTCGAGGATTGGCAGTTTGGGGCATGTGGAGAGACAGCACTTAGCAGAGCATGGCTGATCATGCCTGTTActcttggggaggctgaggcaggaggactgctacaAGTATGAAGCAAGATTGAGGTAgaggggcctgaagagatggctcagaggttaagagcactggctgctcttccagaggtcctgagttcagttcccagcaaccacatggtggctcacaaccatctataatctggcgccctcttctggcctgcaggtatgcACGCAGGCAGgatactgtatgcataataagtaaatcttaaaaaaaaaaaaaaagattgaggtAGAGTAAGAActtatctcaacaaacaaacaccctccccccagccccaccccaccccaccccaaaaaaaagaaaagagaaaaagaaaaaagcaacaagAGCTGCCACTTGGCTTGGGTTGAAATCTGGTCCCCTCACTGTGAGCATCTTCGTGAAGGACCCAGAACAGCGGTACCCAGGGAAGGCTTGAGGCACAAGGCTGAAAGTCTCATCAGCAGGTTCTCCCTAACCCAGTCATCTTAGAACTGATGCTGTTCCCAAGTCCTTCAGCCAGCCCCTTGTGAGCAGTAAGGCTCTGGTGCTCTTTtcttccgagagagagagagagagagagagagagagagagagagagagagagagagtaaaccAAGGAATTTCagtttggaggcagagaaaggggctAAGAGCTTGTCTGTGGGTGCAAACCCCCCAAAGTTTGGGGAGCATATAGACCTGTGGCAGATCCTATAGAAAAGCACAGGCCTGGCGTGCCTCATTGGCCCAGAACAGGCCCAGTCCTCTACACTTTTGCTCTTTCCTCGCAGGCTGGGTGAAGGGCTCCCGTGGCAAAGCCGGCAGGCTCGCAGGCAGACGTGAAGGACGGGCCCTGCAGACCATGTTAAATGGTTGCCATCCTACCTTCAACCTGACCTTGCCTGTGGGATCTCCTATACCCCCGGCCGCAGCCTCGGTGCTGACAGCTCTCAAATCTCTCCCAGCgggccaccccccccaccccccaccccccaccccgctccaGACAAGggtgtctctgccttccaacaACCCCTGTGTTATAACCTCCAGACATAGCACCTTTTCCAAATGTCCCCATCTTGGAGGCCTAGGAGCTGGACAGCAGCTGAAGTGTTTTGGCACAAACGTGAGgagtgaggacctgaatttgatcatcagcacccacattaaagcCCAGTGCTGAGgttcagcaagatggctccatgggtaaaggacctgccaccaagcctaatgtcTTCGTTTGATCCCCACGACCCGACATGACAAGGAgctgactcccataagttgttcCCTGGCCTCgaaatgtgtgcatgttcacccacacccacacacaactaagataaacaaaatgcaattacatttaaaaaaatatatacctgtaattccagagctggggaggtaggAACAGGAGGGCCCCTGGATTTTCTGGCCAGCCAACTTAGCCAAATTGGCCATCTTGGGATTCAaagagagactatgtctcaaaagtTAAGGcagaaagcaactgaggaaggaagacacaggaTGCTGACCTCTGGCTACCACACGTACATGCATGCCCATccacacaaaactaaaaaaagtGTCCTGTCatgttttaaaggcaaaaaatcACACTGGCCTCTTCAATACAAATGCCTAGGACCAGGGAaacagttttccttccttctccctttctctttctctttcagacagggtctcatgtagctcacgacggactggaacttgctgtgtagctgaggatgaccttgaccttattctcctgcctccataccTCAAGGGCTGGATTACAAGCACGCCCCATCACAGCTGGTTTAAAACACTgtttccaaagccacacagaaaagCTCAGATGGTTGCCTTGACATTTTGGAGATGACCCGAGGACAGTGTGAAAGGCCAGGGCAATGCTGACTTTCCTTCCAGGAGAAAATGCGTCCTTCCTAGCTTCCAGTTGTTCCTCATACCATTAGCCACACTGAACTTAAATGATTACGTACGCCATTGCTTGTTTATTATCTGTCTTTCCTGGGGAGAGCTTAAGGACAGAGATTATGTTCCTTTCActtccctatctttttttttttttccctcttttgagacagactgtcatgtagcccaggctagcctggaacttaatatgtagctgaggatgcccttgaatatttgatccttctgcttctgcctcttgagtgttggtaTTATAGGCCTGTGTGCCATATAtcgtttatgtggtgctggaaaccaaaccaagGGCTTTGAGCACAcgaggcaagcaccctaccaactgagccacatctccagccagcCTCACTTCTGCGTCTTTAGTGTCTAAAGACATTTCATTGTTTATTGGGCGAATACATGAATATGCTTGTTCATCACCCAAAATTCAGGAGCTGCTGAGACCCTCAGCGCCTTCCTGTCTTCCTAGACCCACGAAGCTCTGTGCTTCCTTCCCATGAACAAGCACCCTGGTGCCCCCTCCCATCCTTAGCCCTTCAGATGTTCTCTTCCCCTGGGCTGCTTCAAGGGCTGACTACCTGTCAAAGGAAGCAGCGTGTGCACCTGTCAGGGAGCCTTCAAGACAGGTCCTTGCCTGGTAAGACGCCGCCGACATTGATGGAGTGGGGCAAAGCATGGTTTTCCTTGTCTTTACCCACTAAGCAGGGGCCTCAAAGGTCACAGGGCAGCCTTTCTCCCCAGAAGgctatatagtttattttttccaCAGGTACCCAGGCCCCAAGTGCTGAAGACTGTGCATCTTGGTCACCCATCTGTGCCTCCCATCTCAGCACCAGCCGAGGGGAGAGCAGTAGGTGATCCAGGTCAACACCGTGATTGCTGAGTGTGAACTGTGGAAGCGGAGAGGTGGGCACATCTTCATCCAGCCTCTTCTACCCATCCCCCGtgtccaggaaaaaaatctgacaaaccagcaaagtaaataaataatttagaaataataaatagggCTTCAGCTTTAGCACAGGCTCTTCCAGCAACGTGAGTACAATGTATCTTCTCAAGATTCATTCCCTAGGGCCTGGGGCCATTTCTGGATGCTCCCAGAGGAGTTCTCCTTAGCTGAGGTTTCTGGTGTCTGTAGATCCATGAGCGCCTTGGAGCTGTTGGTCAGTGGTTAGGTCATCTCTCCCGGCTTGATGCCTGCCACTCACCGGCCTGGCGCCTGAGCTCCGCAGCTTCCCTTTCCGGCTGAGGTTCCTGGCTAATGAGGCCGGGTGAGGTTGTTCCAGGCAGGGCAACACATGGGTAAAGGTCCAGTGTGCAAAGGCTCGGAGATCATCCTCAGCCCAGACAGCCGCAGGCAGTGGCGGAGAGGTGGTCCACGGTCCTCCAGGTGCTGTTCACGTCCATGAAGGAGACGGCCTCATAGCGAGTGGGTCGGCAGCAGGGCTGACTGATCGGCCGGGAGCCGGGGGGCGACCGCAGGGCCCCGGCGCCCAGCAGGCTGGCCAGGCTGAGGTCGTGCGGGGAGCGTGCTCGGCGGCACGAGCCGCTGCAGAAGCGGAAACGAACCAGCTCGTCCGAGCTGTGGCCCAGGCCGAGCGCGCTCACCCGCACCAGCTGCGAGCGCAAGCGACAGCCGTGCGCATCCGAGCCCCGCGCGCGGCTGCTTCGGGTCCCCGCACGCGCGGCGCGTACCCCGCGGAGCGCAGCGGGAGGAGACTGGAGCGCGGGCCCTGGCGGTGGGGGCGCGGGCTGGGGAGactgtggcggtggtggcagggCTCTTTCGCTGCACAAATGCGTAGTGCCGCCCCCTGGAAGGAGAATTGGTCACTTTCGGGGCGTGGGGGAAGGTCTAGGGCTAGCCTCGCCCCTGCTCCGCCCTGTCGCGCTCTCACCTACCAGGCAGGTGGCCGGTTGGGGGCGCCAGGACCGGCGAGGGACCATCACGAGTGGAGGGGTTGCGGGACATGGGGTCCAGGGAGGCTTCTGTGACGCTGCTCAACAGGGCAAGAGCAGCTAGGGTTGGCCACAAAGCTGGCtgcacagagaaaagagagggaggaatagGGCACTTTGGGGGACTGTCTTGTCTGTAGCCCAGATCAGAGACCGCTCCAGTCGGCTTCctagctgggtggctgagtgtAAGGAAGGGCACTGATCATCCAGAGAAATCCTATTCCTTTCCACCTATGACTGGCTcctccctcttttattttttattttattttattttgagacagggtttctctgtgtagctttggggaatctcgctctgtagaacaggctggcctcgaactcacggagatacACCTGGCcttgcctcccgagggctgggatttaaggcatgagccaccactgcccggtgcaCCTCCCTCTTGAGAGTTCCCCTTTCATATCTGACCCCTGCCTAGGCTGTGTTCCACGCTCTTTTTCCCAATTAAAGTCAGCTGGGAAATGCAAGGGCGCGACTCACCTGCCACCTAGGCTGGAGGCAGTGGGGCAATGCAGTAGGGTCTCCAAGTCCGGGTTCCATCTCTGTCAACACCAGGAGCTCCCATCAGCCTTCGTGGGCCTGCTTCCCCACCCTCTTTTTCGGGCAGCTGCGAGTTGAAAGCGGGCTCAGTTATCTTTGGGGTATTCGTTCTTCCACTTCAGTTTCTCAAAGCTTGGCTGAGCTCAGAGACTATCTAAGGTCACAGGGGGGAGACTCACACAGCTGTGGTCCTGTCTTCTAGGACCCTTCTGTTCTGTACTTCAGGGCTGAAGGCACCAGGGCGGTTGGAGGAAGAAGTAACTGGACACCCTTAGTTCCATACTGAGCCTTTGCTCCAAACCCCGGGGGAGGAAGCAGAGCCCTGGAGAATTAGAGTGCCAGTTGGTCACTCGGAGTTGTCTGGTGACTGGGAGCCTAGGCCTCCTGCAATCTCTGTTCTGGGCCCAGAGTCACCGGAGTTCTCTCTTAGGGACACAGATGACCCCAAGAGCCGGCCTATTATCTGGGGGAGTGATGTGCCTTCGCAAACACAATGCCTGGACCGTGGCTTCCCgtggccaccagggggcagagTTTGCCAAGCCTGCGGACTTAAAAGGAGGGGGTGCGTTTCCACATCCTCTGCACGTTCAGTTCTGAGCCGTTCCCAGGAGGACCAGCCAGTCCTCCACATCAGCCTGGTCTCAGAGGGCTGAACCACTCTGAGAGCTGGCCATCTGGGCCATCAGCCTTCTGTGGCTCTGGCACTCTAGCCTTGCTCCTACAAGTTTCCCCCGTGAACCATCATCATCCTTCCCGACCCCAGCCGGCTTTACTGAACACCACGTCTTTGTGAGCCACCCCTCTGGGGCCCTCAGAACCTTTAAGAGTCCTCACTAGCTAGACTCCTCTTGGGTCCCAGATGTTATCCTCCATCCTTCTGCTAGCACACAGAATACATGGGGACATCGACAACACACATACCTTCCAGGCCTTTACCCAGGAAGTGGTCCTCCAGGGCTCGCTGTGTACCTGTTGGCTAACTAGATTCAGATCCCCAGAGACCAGGCTAGTGACTATTCTCCCCGATGGAGGGCAAGTCAGACAAGGC
Coding sequences within:
- the Artn gene encoding artemin isoform X1; its protein translation is MEPGLGDPTALPHCLQPRWQPALWPTLAALALLSSVTEASLDPMSRNPSTRDGPSPVLAPPTGHLPGGGTTHLCSERALPPPPQSPQPAPPPPGPALQSPPAALRGVRAARAGTRSSRARGSDAHGCRLRSQLVRVSALGLGHSSDELVRFRFCSGSCRRARSPHDLSLASLLGAGALRSPPGSRPISQPCCRPTRYEAVSFMDVNSTWRTVDHLSATACGCLG
- the Artn gene encoding artemin isoform X2 — translated: MEPGLGDPTALPHCLQPRWQPALWPTLAALALLSSVTEASLDPMSRNPSTRDGPSPVLAPPTGHLPGRGRHYAFVQRKSPATTATVSPARAPTARARAPVSSRCAPRGTRRACGDPKQPRAGLGCARLSLALAAGAGERARPGPQLGRAGSFPLLQRLVPPSTLPARPQPGQPAGRRGPAVAPRLPADQSALLPTHSL